In the genome of candidate division KSB1 bacterium, the window TGCTCGTCATGGATCGCGGACGGATTGTTATGGACGGGCCGCCGGCAGAGGTGTTTCGCGAAGTGGAAGCCCTGCACCGTCTCGGCCTGGAGGCCCCGGTTGAGTTCGAATTGGAGCGGCTATTTGCGCGCCACGGTCTGGAATGGCATGTCAGAAATGGCGTGGAGTGAGGCTGGAGTTGGCATGAGGAGGCGGCGCTTGCTGGAGAATCGGTCGACTCGTTTTCGGATGCTCGCTTATCTCCTGGCGCTGTGGGGTGCGCTTTGGGGCAAGGTAGGGGCGGCGGAGACGGTGGTGTTGCGGGTGGCCAACTGGGGCGGTGCCGAGGAGGTGAAAAGCGAGCAGGCCATCGCCGATGAGTTTGCTCGTCGGCATCCGGGGGTGGTGGTCCGCGTCGAATCCATTCCCGCGTCCAACTATAAGGAAAAAGTGCTGTCGGCCATCGCCGCTGGCTCGCCACCCGATGTGTTCCTTCTCGACTCGGTCATCATGCCCACGTTCATCAATCGCGGACTGCTCTTGGACCTCATGCCCTTTGCCCGGGCCAAGGGCATCGACCTGTCGATGTACTTTTCCAACGTGCTCAACATCGGCATGCGCGACAGCGCGCTGTACGCCTTCCCCAAGGACTTTAATCCTATCGCGATGTACTACAATCGCCGCATGTTCGACGAGGCTGGTTTGCCGTATCCACAGCGGGGCTGGACGTGGGAGGACTACTTGCGGCTGGCCAAGCAGCTCACCAAGGACGTGGATGGCGACGGTCGGATTGACCAGTTTGGCACAGCATTTTCCACCTACCTCTTCTACTGGCAGCCATTTGTCTGGATGAACCACGGCGACATTCTCAGCCCAGATGGCAGCAAAGCTACCGGATACTTAAACTCGCCGGCCACCGAGGAGGCAGTACAGTTCCTTATCGACCTGCGGGTGAAACATCAGGTTGCCCCGCACGCGCAGTACGCGGCAGCCGAGAGTGGCGGCATCACCCGGCTCTTCTTCACCGGACGGATCGGCATGGTCGTGAGCGGGCACTGGCTGCTGACCACCATCCAGGAGTACATGAGGCGCGGCGAGTTAGAAGTGGGCGTGGCGCCGCTGCCCACACCTGCCAACGGCGCACACGTCACGGTCATGTACGAAGCAGGGTGGTGCGTGCCGAAGGGGACGCCGCATCCGGAGCTCGCCATGGAGTTGGCGGCCTTTTTGGGCGGCAAGTGGGCCGGCATGCAGCGCATCGAGTCGCTGATCGCCATCCCGGCCATCGTCGAAGTCGCCCGGAAACAGGCGGAGCTCGACCCCTTCGGCTTGGAACAAGTCTTCCTGGACGAGGTGCCTTACTGCCGCCAACCGTGGGGAACGGTCCTAGAGCAGTTCCGCCGGGTGGAGGAGCTGGTCAAGGACGCCGTGGACCTGGTGCTCTATCGCGGTTGGGACCTGCACGCGATGTTCACCGACGCGGCGCGGAAGATCGACAAGGAATTCGCCGAGGCGCGCGAGACGCCGGTGGTGGCCGCTACCCCAGGATCCGAGCGCGGGTTCGTGTTGCGCTTCTTGTTCATCGTGGGGCTCGTCTCCCTTGGAGCTGCTTTGGCCAATCTTGCCCTGACCCGCCACAGGGAACGGCGCGTGACCGCAGAGGGTTATGGCTTCTTGCTGCCCTCGTTTGCGCATCTGCTGGTGTTCGTGCTGGCCCCGCTGCTCTTCTCCCTTTACCTGAGCGTGCACCGCTGGGACGTGATCATGCCCAACAAGCCTTTCGTGGGCCTGGACAACTACAGGTCGATCTTCACCGACCGGCTGTTCCTGAACGCGTTGAAGAATACGGCGCTGTACACCTTGCAGGTGCCAGTGGCGATGACCATCTCCTTGGCGGTGGCGATGATGATGAACCAGCGCATCAAAGGGGTGAACCTGCTGCGGACTCTTTACTTCTTGCCGAGCGTGTCCTCTTTTGTGGCCATCGCCATGGTGTGGCAGTGGCTTTATGAGCCGCAATTTGGACTCATAAACTACCTGCTGCGGCTGCTGGGGCTCGGTAGCTGGAGCGGCCTGAGTAGCCCGAGCACTGCCCTGGTGTCCCTCATGGTGATGACCGTCTGGATGCAGATCGGCTACCAGATGGTGATTTTTCTGGCTGGCCTGCAAGGGATACCCGATTTTCTCTACGAGGCGGCAATCATCGACGGGGCTAACCCCTGGCAGCGCTTCCGCCGTGTGACCCTGCCTCTGCTTAAACCAACCACGTTCTTCATCCTCGTGACGGCCATCATCGGCTCCTTTCAGGTCTTCACCTCCGTGTGGGTGATGACCCAGGGCGGCCCGGCGCGCACCACCGACGTCGTGGTCTATCACATCTACCAAAATGCCTGGGAATACCTGCGCATGGGCAGAGCCTCGGCGATGGCCTGGGTGCTGTTTTCCATCATCTTGGTCATCACGCTCGTGCAGTTCCGCCTCATCGGCAGGCGGGTGGAGTATAGCTGATGGTCCGGCTGGCCGGCCGCGCAAGCGTCGCGCGCGGCGTGTGCTGAGAGATCCGAAAGAGAGGCGACATCGCAGAGAGCCATATGAAAGTGACACGTGCGAAAGGGGTGGGAAGGGTGGTGGGGCGCGTGCTCATCTACGCGGCGCTCCTGGCCTTGGCCCTGTCCATGCTCGTTCCCTTCATCTGGATGGTGATGACCTCCTTCATGAACGAGCTGGAAGTGAGCCAGTATCCGCCCAAGCTGTGGCCGAGCAAGTTTCTCTGGTCCAACTACCGCGAGGCGCTGACGCTGCTCCCGTTCGGGCGGTTCTTCTTGAATTCCGTGATCATGAGCGTCGGCGCGGTGGCCCTGCAGCTGCTGGTGTGTTCCATGGCGGCATTTGCCTTTGCGCGGCTGCACTTCCGAGGACGGGATCGCCTCTTTGGCCTGTACATCGCCACGATGATGATCCCGGTGATCGTGACGATCATTCCCGCTTTTCTCATCGTCGATGCCTTTGGCTGGGTGAACACCTACCAGGGACTCATTCTCTACTTTGCCAGCAGTGTGTGGGGCATATTTCTGCTGCGCCAGTTCTTCTTGACGCTGCCCAGGGATCTGGAGGATGCGGCGCGCATCGATGGCGCTTCGACCTTTCACATCTACTGGCGCATCGCCCTGCCGCTGTCCAAACCGGCGCTGGCCACTCTGGGCATCTTCTCGTTTATGGCCGTGTGGCGCGACTTTCTCTGGTCGTTGATCGTCACCACGCAGATGGACATGCGGCCGGTGGAGGTCGGGATTGCCTTTTTCCACAACATGCACGTCACCAAATGGCCCTACCAAATGGCCGCGGCCGTGTGCGTGATGTTGCCGATCGTCGTCATCTTTTTCGTGGCGCAGCGCTACTTCGTGAGGGGTATCACGCTCACGGGGCTGAAAGGGTAGGCACCGACAAGCTCAGCAGAGAGCGGAGCAAGTTCTCAGGAGGAATGCGATGGGGAAGATGGCCTCGAAGATCGACGCTTCCGCGGCGGGCATAAGCAGGCGGGTGTTTGTGGGATTCTCGACGCTCGGCGCCTTGCTCGGATTCTTTTTCGGGAGCGCCTGGGCGCGGTTGCAGGAAGCGCGTAGACAGCGGGTGGAGAAGGAGATGGTGAAGGGGGCCGAAGCGGTCGCTGGACTGGAGTTTACCGAGCCAGAGCGCGATCTGCTCATGGACGGCGTCAACGAGAACCTGGCTGCTTTCGAAAAACTGCGCGCCATCCCCTTGGACAACAGCGTACCTCCGGCGTTGCAGTTCAACCCAATTCCTGCGGGCGTGACCATCGCGACCAAGAAGGCCAAGAGCCGACGCAGTCGTGTGCAACTTCCGCCGCTGCCTTCTCGTTTGGAAGACGTAGCCTTTTGGCCGGTGACCTACCTGGGCGAGTTGCTGCGTACCCGCAAGGTGAGCTCGCGCGAGCTCACCCAAATGTATTTGGACCGACTGCGCCGCTATGACCCCCATCTGAAATGTGCGGTCACGCTCACCGAGGAGCGCGCCTTGGAGCGGGCGAGGCGGGCGGACGAGGAGCTGGCCACAGGCAAGCGCCGTGGCCCCTTGCACGGGCTGCCCTGGGGTGCAAAAGACCTGTTGGCCACGCGCGGCTACAGGACCACCTGGGGCAGCGTGCCGTTCAAAGACCAAATGCTCGACTATGATGCCACTGTGGTGCAGCGTTTGGATCAGGCCGGGGCTGTTCTGGTCGCCAAGCTCAGCTTGGGGGAGCTCGCCTGGGGCGACGTCTGGTTCGGCGGCCAGACGCGCAACCCATGGAACCTGGAACAGGGCTCCAGTGGCTCCTCTGCAGCTCCGGCATCAGCCACTGCCGCTGGGCTGGTGGCCTTTTCCATTGGCAGCGAGACCTACGGCTCCATCGTGTCGCCCTGTACGCGCTGCGGGGTCACCGGTCTTCGCCCCACCTTTGGCAGAGTGAGCCGCTTCGGCGCCATGGCGCTGAGCTGGAGCATGGACAAACTTGGTCCCATCTGCCGGTCTGTGGAAGATTGCGCCTTGGTGTTCCAAGCCATCTACGGACCGGACGGCAAGGACCTGACCGTGGTGGACGTTCCTTTTGCGTGGGATGCCCGCGCTGACCTGCGCAAGATCCGCGTGGGTTTTGTGCAGAGCGCCTTCGAGGACCCGCGCCGCGACCAGGAAGCCGCTCTGCGCGACGCCG includes:
- a CDS encoding extracellular solute-binding protein, with the protein product MRRRRLLENRSTRFRMLAYLLALWGALWGKVGAAETVVLRVANWGGAEEVKSEQAIADEFARRHPGVVVRVESIPASNYKEKVLSAIAAGSPPDVFLLDSVIMPTFINRGLLLDLMPFARAKGIDLSMYFSNVLNIGMRDSALYAFPKDFNPIAMYYNRRMFDEAGLPYPQRGWTWEDYLRLAKQLTKDVDGDGRIDQFGTAFSTYLFYWQPFVWMNHGDILSPDGSKATGYLNSPATEEAVQFLIDLRVKHQVAPHAQYAAAESGGITRLFFTGRIGMVVSGHWLLTTIQEYMRRGELEVGVAPLPTPANGAHVTVMYEAGWCVPKGTPHPELAMELAAFLGGKWAGMQRIESLIAIPAIVEVARKQAELDPFGLEQVFLDEVPYCRQPWGTVLEQFRRVEELVKDAVDLVLYRGWDLHAMFTDAARKIDKEFAEARETPVVAATPGSERGFVLRFLFIVGLVSLGAALANLALTRHRERRVTAEGYGFLLPSFAHLLVFVLAPLLFSLYLSVHRWDVIMPNKPFVGLDNYRSIFTDRLFLNALKNTALYTLQVPVAMTISLAVAMMMNQRIKGVNLLRTLYFLPSVSSFVAIAMVWQWLYEPQFGLINYLLRLLGLGSWSGLSSPSTALVSLMVMTVWMQIGYQMVIFLAGLQGIPDFLYEAAIIDGANPWQRFRRVTLPLLKPTTFFILVTAIIGSFQVFTSVWVMTQGGPARTTDVVVYHIYQNAWEYLRMGRASAMAWVLFSIILVITLVQFRLIGRRVEYS
- a CDS encoding carbohydrate ABC transporter permease; this encodes MKVTRAKGVGRVVGRVLIYAALLALALSMLVPFIWMVMTSFMNELEVSQYPPKLWPSKFLWSNYREALTLLPFGRFFLNSVIMSVGAVALQLLVCSMAAFAFARLHFRGRDRLFGLYIATMMIPVIVTIIPAFLIVDAFGWVNTYQGLILYFASSVWGIFLLRQFFLTLPRDLEDAARIDGASTFHIYWRIALPLSKPALATLGIFSFMAVWRDFLWSLIVTTQMDMRPVEVGIAFFHNMHVTKWPYQMAAAVCVMLPIVVIFFVAQRYFVRGITLTGLKG
- a CDS encoding amidase, whose protein sequence is MGKMASKIDASAAGISRRVFVGFSTLGALLGFFFGSAWARLQEARRQRVEKEMVKGAEAVAGLEFTEPERDLLMDGVNENLAAFEKLRAIPLDNSVPPALQFNPIPAGVTIATKKAKSRRSRVQLPPLPSRLEDVAFWPVTYLGELLRTRKVSSRELTQMYLDRLRRYDPHLKCAVTLTEERALERARRADEELATGKRRGPLHGLPWGAKDLLATRGYRTTWGSVPFKDQMLDYDATVVQRLDQAGAVLVAKLSLGELAWGDVWFGGQTRNPWNLEQGSSGSSAAPASATAAGLVAFSIGSETYGSIVSPCTRCGVTGLRPTFGRVSRFGAMALSWSMDKLGPICRSVEDCALVFQAIYGPDGKDLTVVDVPFAWDARADLRKIRVGFVQSAFEDPRRDQEAALRDAAVLDTLRSLGVDLVPVALPDLPVEALQFILNAEAAAAFDELTRSNRDDLMVRQVKNAWPNVFRHSRLIPAVEYIQANRVRTLLMQEMAKVMAQVDVYVVPTFGGNNLLLTNLTGHPCVVVPNGFTEKGTPTSITFVGKLFGEADLLRVAKAYQDATDFHLRHPALPD